The genomic DNA CATATTACATCATTCCTGGAATGTTAAGACCTTTAGTATGTTTTCCTAAACGCTCAGCTGTTAATTCATCTGCTTTGTTCATTGCTTCATTCGTTGCAGCTAATACTAAGTCTTGTAACATTTCTACATCTTCTGGATCTACGACTTCTTCATTGATAACCACATCAACGACTTCT from Staphylococcus schleiferi includes the following:
- a CDS encoding YbaB/EbfC family nucleoid-associated protein; amino-acid sequence: MRGGGNMQQMMKQMQKMQKKMAEEQEKLKEEQVEGTAGGGMVKVVVSGHKEVVDVVINEEVVDPEDVEMLQDLVLAATNEAMNKADELTAERLGKHTKGLNIPGMM